The Calliphora vicina chromosome 3, idCalVici1.1, whole genome shotgun sequence genome contains a region encoding:
- the LOC135955788 gene encoding uncharacterized protein LOC135955788, which yields MYFFNCWIFSVWALVCLEISSVLASDQYHIQTDEGPERYFRFQTNNGQFRKEKRLQDGTVIGTEAWIDAAGYLRLKDYIADKQGYRILKSKVVYVGQGTEIDAAIKSTKSVPAQSGVLVDAKQGLQNRPNSISSHSSNIYTQVTTTVAPTTAPPVITTTEPPILGYLSPAEAAKLEPSPYLGFDHYPNELPEPPKRRQPVVYARPKAQYNYQYSTTTESPEIPLPSIDMEPPRESTPRRRIRPIAVAPINPQPISGEELNKSAYGYSTPKPFEAVIRTSTAAPNAGYYYGPNSYALNVQPPQALPLDVNALEGGLLPPLPPLYQRRRVPVQANNGDYAASYNAPDYNDVTVARNGFRYVLPHQYHEEQQISDTKKAGSFGYVDPFGIRRVVYYNASPEKGFIHRNRNRYVGLGAQPYDEPQPENL from the exons tTGGTGTGTCTGGAAATTTCAAGTGTTTTAGCCAGCGATCAATATCACATACAAACTGATGAGGGTCCCGAACGATATTTTCGTTTTCAAACCAACAATGGTCAATTTCGGAAAGAGAAACGTTTACAGGATGGCACAGTCATTG gtaCCGAAGCCTGGATAGATGCAGCTGGTTATTTAAGACTCAAGGATTATATAGCCGATAAGCAGGGTTAccgaattttgaaatcaaaagtaGTTTATGTGGGTCAAGGCACAGAAATCGAT GCTGCCATTAAATCAACCAAATCAGTTCCTGCTCAATCAGGTGTTTTAGTTGATGCTAAACAAGGTTTACAAAACCGACCCAACAGTATCTCAAGTCATAGTTCGAATATTTATACACAAGTTACGACTACCGTAGCACCCACCACTGCCCCACCCGTAATCACTACCACAGAACCACCCATTTTGGGCTATTTATCACCAGCCGAGGCAGCTAAACTAGAACCTTCACCCTATTTAGGTTTCGATCATTATCCAAATGAATTGCCAGAGCCACCCAAACGCAGACAACCGGTAGTTTATGCGCGTCCTAAAGCACAGTACAACTATCAATATAGTACGACAACTGAAAGCCCTGAAATACCACTGCCCTCCATAGATATGGAACCGCCTAGAGAAAGTACACCACGCCGAAGAATAAGACCCATTGCAGTAGCACCTATAAATCCCCAACCAATTTCCGGagaagaattaaacaagtctgctTATGGCTACTCAACACCTAAACCTTTTGAGGCTGTGATAAGAACTAGTACAGCAGCTCCTAATGCGGGTTACTACTATGGACCCAATTCGTATGCCCTAAATGTTCAACCTCCACAAGCCCTGCCCCTCGATGTCAATGCTTTGGAAGGTGGTTTATTGCCCCCCTTGCCCCCTCTCTATCAGCGTCGTAGAGTGCCGGTACAAGCCAACAATGGTGACTATGCTGCCAGCTACAATGCACCCGATTACAATGATGTTACTGTTGCGCGCAATGGCTTCCGCTATGTCCTACCCCATCAATATCATGAAGAGCAACAAATATCAGACACTAAAAAGGCTGGCAGTTTCGGTTATGTGGATCCCTTCGGCATAAGACGTGTTGTGTATTACAATGCTTCACCCGAAAAAGGTTTCATACACCGAAATCGCAATCGTTATGTAGGTCTGGGAGCACAACCGTACGATGAACCTCAACCCGAGAATTTGTAG
- the LOC135955927 gene encoding uncharacterized protein LOC135955927 has product MHKNRLLLPTKKPEQQQTENDHENVTKIRASRYGRFAKPSRFLPKTEIETFQIRKALNVYMREELEQLGRKTYFQRVFILALNIEQEKLEEYCRNMYFTVSDLQQSDFREYFQHYFDEIFAVCERKKSTADHLSGLFIVMGCSHTYLMIEGAEDMLAIFFEELAGVHDRIWASSRVFLVEDKIGETYFNCFYSRRSAAININEKFPPSTTNDHKLMAVQHLKIKEKVKAIVETLSNQLRKAAQDSIETPKETPADLFLLPPDPYNKLLPELQRIDLVLSANKFYHTVKDFALTYRVIPTHQDEEALFWPIQNNYTPLEIFERSAFDVNLTFGHYGKDEQKKQENNGSHDMEEELQNI; this is encoded by the exons ATGCATAAAAATCGTCTGTTACTGCCCACTAAAAAGCCAGAACAACAGCAAACAGAAAACGACCatgaaaatgttacaaaaatcCGAGCCTCACGTTATGGACGCTTTGCTAAACCCTCCAGATTTCTGCCCAAAACCGAAATTGAAACCTTTCAAATACGCAAAGCTCTTAATGTTTATATGCGTGAGGAATTGGAGCAATTGGGTCGTAAGACATATTTTCAAAGGGTCTTCATACTGGCCCTAAACATTGAGCAGGAAAAGCTTGAGGAGTATTGCCGCAATATGTATTTTACAGTTTCCGATTTGCAGCAATCGGATTTTCGtgaatattttcaacattatttCGATGAAATATTTGCTGTATGTGAGAGAAAGAAAAGTACAGCAGATCATTTGTCTGGATTGTTTATTGTCATGGGCTGTAGTCATACGTATCTGATGATTGAGGGAGCTGAGGATATGCTAGCGATATTTTTCGAAGAATTGGCCGGAGTTCATGATAGAATTTGGGCCAGCTCGAGAGTGTTTTTGGTGGAGGATAAAATTGGTGAG ACCTACTTCAATTGCTTCTATAGCCGTCGTTCAGCTGCCATTAATATTAATGAGAAATTTCCTCCCTCAACTACCAACGATCACAAGCTAATGGCGGTTcagcatttgaaaataaaggaaaaagtTAAGGCTATAGTTGAAACTTTATCAAATCAATTAAGAAAAGCCG CGCAAGATTCAATTGAAACCCCTAAGGAAACCCCAGCTGATCTATTTTTATTACCTCCTGATCCTTATAACAAACTATTGCCTGAATTGCAGCGCATTGATTTGGTGTTGAGTGCAAATAAATTCTATCACACAGTTAAAGATTTTGCTCTAACCTACCGGGTTATACCAACTCATCAAGATGAAGAGGCACTTTTTTGGCCCATACAAAACAACTACACTCCACTGGAGATATTTGAGCGTTCAGCATTTGATGTCAATCTAACATTTGGCCATTATGGCAAAGACGAGCAAAAGAAGCAGGAAAATAATGGTTCTCATGACATGGAGgaagaattacaaaatatttaa